In the genome of Hevea brasiliensis isolate MT/VB/25A 57/8 chromosome 14, ASM3005281v1, whole genome shotgun sequence, the window agattaatttattagaaccctagattaaataaaaaataagtgtAGCttatccacactaagatcaccaattgcagccccttgaacagcttctcaagcctttccattcaattagaaattcaggttttgcctttagagatgttatagatgcatacagaacactagaaacgatttctagtatttttaattcaagagaatgttggcaattctctttgaattgatgagagatgaagaagaagagaaggaaggggctcaagggtggcggcacaaaatgAGAGAATGGCAgattgtattttgttctttcatcatttcccttatatagctaggtcatcacttaaaacccttgtcacatgtcaccttctgattggctcttagtttaattgacccaatcacattgtgccaagtgtcaaacttatatttaatcttgactttgattatcttacatgattaaaagacaattggcaagcttatgtgtagtgccacatgtcaccatctcatggtgccacatgtcaccatgtgaagtgactaaaatacccttgtgtcttaattttgagttctcaaccgaaaataattatttctcttcttctaattaatttatatcaaatataaattaattaattaatctctattaattaatttctcataattaaattcatatttaaacactttaaatataaatttaacttatactatacatttaataacctagatttgatttcaagtcatactagggactttgcaatctaattgcaaaccaaacctatttaattaatcaattaaactctttaactaattaattaaatcacatttaacttggtgattacttgtgtatgtgtgtgacttactaggctcattactaattggcaatgagacatgatatcaactcttaatatcatcagaactctttcttaccataaatgatttctctaaatcattttaggtacctcatagactatggttaacacctagtatagcatgccatggccacccaactagtaataaggtttaccttaaatgaacttataattatatgttaccatgcactagaatctctctgttacaaaatcccaattcgagctggagtcattgtaacacccctatttgcatagcctggtatatttcactgttccggtgatcggtgtcgatccgaaaaattaaggggattagaaccacacttaagacaactagataacctataaacacaaataattagtaattgccaattagttacgtataaataagaaaaacagaacataagaagttaatcgagccgagagtcacagcgatgggtgaccttctcgggaaggactgcgaagtcattttaaactcaaatttcaaactgtaaaatgtgacgctgcagtccttaggacccttatgaacacagtggaaaagagaaatcacgaaaaagaatcataacctaccaaataattaggtcgtgagcctaagaaatatggaattaattgcaaactgggatgaatcgacgaggggcaatttggtcaattgaccccgagagctgactcctgaactaactgtcaaataaaattggagaaaagaaaattttgaaatcgagaattaaattaaagaactaatagaaaaaaaaaaaaaagaaagaaaatgaaaaaggtgtaggaagatgacatcatgcatgacgccataaatcctataattaataaattaaattaaatggatttttggggtcttccataagacaaaataaataaaagaaaggaaaaaaaaattcattgtcttcttcttcccttccaagacGTTTTCGCtttcccttagctctctctctctcaaactccattagagctcctaagtcaagcttcataaaccttcaattccaccataaaaaccttactctccAATATTAAATCTTATAGTTagacctagataaggagcttgacaacaaaaagaaaaagaaaggaaggagttttgaagaaaaggaaattctgcataaaaagggtagtaatcaaatttgatgaattgagtttgattcttacatttctaacttatttagcttgtaaatatgcttataatgaaaagaaaaaattgtgagggaccattactgaatttcggccagcataagggggagggtgatttgcatgatttgaatagtttgaatgggtatataaaccttagttagttgaatgactatggttaaaagcatggaatcaagtaaatgcaaaaattagtgtgaattagggtttggacattagggtttagggacaaaaaatgtgaagaagtgctaaatgatgtctttgacatagtttaaggaaagaaatggtcatttgtgacctaattaagtgtgttagaagtgtttgaatcaaagccaaattcggattgggtatgcaccatgaccaaaagttaactttgagggaccaaaaatgaaattttacaagtccaattggtatgggacgaattgggactgaaaataggcactaaatgacacaattttcatttaggaagcatgcccaaaaagtgaccaaaacctagtgaacaaactgaccaaacttgaaaatctgcagtatgaacagtacacataaacagtaatagtgtttgggtcataacttgagctaggaaggtctaaatgacctaaaattttaccagtggttagatgagatataaacctaaaactttcatgaataacacaaacccaaattatgccatcaaccaagtcatttagccaccccaagttggtgactcaaatctgccagcaccagaaAATTACTcaaaattctgggttgtgtccaatccggcagccatggttcaaatggccataacttgagctacaaaactccaattgaagtgattcaaaaaggagaataaacttaagacattagggaacattttctatgaagaaagtttttctaAATTCCAATATTAAAGTGACCATtgtaacagtgcaacttaggactccaaaattaaaaattgtcaattttgcctaaaagacctaagttttgagaaaacaaccaaaaccaacaagtttggtgaccaaaatgtggtatgtgggtaaagttggaattcccatacctattaagccttagaaagtcaataatttgacttgaatagtatagtgaatagtaacccgaaacacaaaatttcaagaacgtcgagtttagcacgttagagttaggtaaaagtgaagttaaatttatttttggatttatgctaagttatggtactgaaacattgtaaaattatgtgtttcagttgaaaagaataccgggaaagaactcgaggaaccgagtcaaggccaagaggcgactcgcttgaggtttgtgcacaacattactatgctttaaaattcattgataaagtgaatgaaatatgtattttacatttgctttgaattgttgaaaatttatttgtgacattagttatgatgttttgacttaaattattgaaagttattgtgtatatttgaaatgacaatgtttagcaaattgttaagataagttttgaaaccacagtgtcatgaccatatatttgaacacctcactagcatgactagtgggggtaattagtttcgaattttgattccttctttggagaagtgttgaggtgtgctagtagaagaggatgtgaatggatatccatatatttgagctagctagccttgtgatgtgatttctctttagcctctggctattgagattctatttgttccgaatgacatgatctaactgtgggttttatgaaatgtgttttgatactttgaaatgaacttggtttgcattaaaatctcataattcatgtttgtgtttaatgctcatgtttagtcaaaattttgaataaatgtgatttatattttgcataaagattattttagtatgatgtgcaccactgagttctagtactcagcgatagcttttattgctgtcgcagatatagagactagaggagcagcagactgagctgctgaggattgaggatcttcttgctttgaagctatcgggtataatataaaccctgattgtaaatatttattttgatgtatgtaatgcatagaaatgtatggacatgtgaaaatgggtcttgagcagcttgtacaaaatctgtataaaattcgtaataaatttcagtttggattttcttaatgtaaatttttgtatgatgtatatataaattgtttatattTAAAGAaacatgaatgtatgaaattgattgactataccttgaggattattgaattttgaacttgagaaatcgaTTAAAATGATTGTGGAgctgttgaaattgattgagtttgattgagaaattgaagtagtggttgagagaaattttttttagaagtgtttttacaggtatttgaagaactgttttctcaaaatacagatagaactcagtcaaaatttttataaaatttgcggaaaaataaaatgggccaaaatttccaactagctttcaaacttaattaaatgttttaaatacctattagaaaacgctcaccacttatcaaaaataagaaaattgttttaaaatcccttgtagggtacttaatgagttatcggtagatgaagtgcggtagttcattaggtattctatgggattatgttatgccttacagaggggtaaggtgtgacagtcatggtttatgtcaaaccccatttgctatgaatattatgttctcttttaattccagttcttgattaaaaagattttctcatcagaaactcttttctgattaaatttatctgttctgaccaggaacttgaaacatcaagaacaattaaatgaacataggattttatccctatttacttaggataacagattccattttgattaacacctacctccatatataactagtaagagccaacacatgcccatatacccatacacagtacaagtatgaaagcagtatcaaacttaaaccagctatatacaagataactgtgctatctcaggtttaaagattatatgcactgatatgatttatgacaatgcattaacaagagtaaactctatgtgtttgtcataaatgtcactggttcggcctacttattatgcataaatgcctatcatgtttgttatatggcatgagactcaccattccatcttatttacatctcatataaataacttgggaacaaaaatgattacaatctttctggataagtcatgtccttattgtgaagtatcctcgattgtgaaccaatttataatactttgtgctagaaatactgtctctcatattcttaacaacttaagaatagaatttctaacaaaatatcaatagaccttttctattacacaaatatattatgtaaacggaaaagtgaaaatgcatattattaataaaacatgtacaagatacatactaaattatatactctagggtatactactaacagtagGTAGCTGCTTGAGTGGTCTTCAAATGAAGCAGCAGAAACATAGGAAATAGCACTAAAATTGCAAGAAATTCACCTTTTCTTGCCATGACTATTTAAGTtcttgaaaagaaaaagaaaacaacttTTCCCATGAAAATTAAGCAACAATTATATTGAAATTGAGTGTGGATCGACTATATCAATAGTTTGTGCTCTTAAATATTATTGATCAAAGGACTACTTGTGTCTCTCATTTAGACTTGTTTTGTATAAAGGAAATTGGAGAAAATTTAACGAAAGTAAAATCTTTATGAaaagtaaaattattattattttttaaatcattattaaagaaaagaaaaaaaaaattccatattTTGATGGAAAGAAGAGTAAAAAgagaattattatatttttactatTATGTCTATATTAAATAAAAACTCTTTGAGCATTTTCTACTTAAAtcttcacaattttttttcttttttattttttcttcttacAAAAACAGGAGAATTtgacttttatatttttttctttttaacaaaataatggattttttttttccttccatATGTATTAGATTGGAATCAGatcaaatagttttttttttccttcaattgCAATTAATATATTACCTAAATCAAATATTGTTTTAACACAGCTAAAAGCCATATGCCAAACAACACGAGCCAAAAATCTAGAGGTGAGAAAAATACGTTTTAACCAAAAaatctaatcaaatttaattgattCGATTTTTCTATTTGAGTTTTTTTTAATCGATTCAATCtcgattaatatttttattaaaaaaatatttttattcaattaatttaataaaaaaatagaattaaTTGAGCTAAATTAAACCATTAAGCTATACCCACTAAGATTAAATTTCTTTCCTGGGCAATGCTAAAGGTGCACTACCTCACATTGATCTATTGTATTTAGGATTAGGGGTGAGCACTATTTAGTTTGAACCAAATAAATTGAATAGATCTGTCTTAATTTggtaattcgattcgatttttaagataattttgTTCGCTTTGATTTTACATtctaaaaattttagttattttggttcggtttggttttatatatataaggaattttTATAAAGaatttatgatatatatatatcgtttaattttattgattaatgattattaggttcaaatcaaggtcaaaatcatatcaaataacttgaaaactaagtctaaattaaaaaatccatCAAAACTCAAAACTGATTAGTTCAAACTGAACAGAAATAAAGTAGTTTGGTTCGATTcagttttttattcattttagttcggTTTGGTTTTTAAAATATAGTAATTTTGTTAATTCGGTTTTgatgatttgattcgatttgatcGGTTTGAACTGAATGCTCAGCCCTATTTAAGACTATTCTAAAATGCATTTCAATGGAATCCAACCTTGATTGATAAtatcaaataatttgaaaatcaagtctaaattaaaaaactcATCATAACTCAAAACTGATTGGTTCAAACCGAACCCAACCGAAATAAAGAGgtttggttcgattcaattttttattcattttaattcaGTTTGGTTTTTAAAATATAGTAATTTTGTTAATTCAGTTTTgatgattcgattcgatttgatcggtttgaaccgaatgctcagccCTATTTAGGATTATTCTGAAATGTATTTCAATGGAATCCAACCTTGATTGATGAGAAACAAAAGTTTCTATCCTTACCAACTAGACTAACGATGTTGGATTATCTcatgatatttttttatttatattttcacaAATTAACCATTAGATTTTTATTACTCTATTCATATAAAAAATATCCTACATGCTAACTTTATTAgtcaattatatatattatacttaCTGAATGGAGACATTTTTTATCATCCTCTTTgatactttatttatttattttttgtcttTCATAGAAAATTAAAGAACGAAGCTTAATTTATTAGCCAGGAGAATACATGAAGAATTCTGTAATTTAGATTCATAtgaatgcattttttttttctgaaaaccCCAAAACACATTTTTATTTATGTGTTACTTGGGCTACATTCACTTTGCTAATGTCAAGCACCCACAAGATTCATATATTGTTTGCGATTAATCTTTTGTAGTAGTGGCAGCAGCGGTTAATTTTCTGCCATGACCGCCATTTTCATACCAAGTTGACAATCATTAGGATTGCCAGTCATGAAGTAATTTTCTCCAAAAACAAGATGAATTCGATCATGTCTCGATTCAAACACTCGAGAATTCATAGTAATTGTGCATGAATTATACCTTACTTGATCCGTCACGACCACATTATACAATTGGTTATCATAGTTGAACACTGCGTATACGCATAACAAATCCTTCTTAAAACtttaaaaaagaaatgaaaattttcataaattaatttgttaatggGTTTAATAAAAAGAAAGTAAATTTAAAATCTTTTTTATAATATTGATATAATATATTGATCCATACCAAGTGTGTCATTAGCAAAAAACGTCTTTCCTTGAGGCCAATTTCCCACGCTAGCGTTTGCAGTCCAACCCAGATCATCTCCAACAATGAAGGTATCTGCTTGTGTGGTCTTGGAATGAAGCAGCAGAAGCATAGGAAATATCACTAAAATTGCCAGAATTTCACCTTCTCTAGCCATGGCCATTTCTTGAAAAGAGAaagaaatcttttttttttttttatcctaggAAAATTATATTGAAAATGGGTGTGAATTATATCAATAGTTTGTGCTGTTAAATACTAGCTAGTGGCCATAGGATAGTGAGATAGGGTGTGGATTATATGGTATCCCAAATATATGGAGGGTTTCCGTTCGATAGAAACCCGCGAGGGGGGAGGAGTGAAGACTtccttaattttctttaatttattcttattattattagtattatttataatattcttTAAAATATCTCCACTAAAtcccataaaataaaataaaataaaataaaataaatataactaaataatttaatcaagaaaaattattatttagttactagttttaataaattaattatttaatcattatattttaaaaaatatactatttaattcatatattttacttttattaaactatttagtcTATCGATTCATCAAATTTTATATTGATAATACCTGTCAAATTACTATTTAGCTCCTCTATTTTAGAGAATCTAATTATTTAGTTTCTATATTTCAAAAAATACTTTTATTTAATCTATTTGTTTTattgaaactaattaattaatttttatgttttgaaaatactattttgaaaaacatattcctatatgaaaatgaaaaatttgctATGTGaagattaaatataaatttaaaatttttttatttattttggactCATTCACTACAAGAAATGTTAAAAATAACTACAAAAATTACCGACTACAAAATTTCATTGGTAATTTACCAACGAATTACCGACGCTTTACCAacaaaaaagagaaataaaatttaaactaatttttaCCAATAAAATTATCGACTAATTACCTACCAAAACTTTACCGATGATGTAATTTCATAGGTAAAAGTGGTGCCTAACATTAGCGGCAAAATTAACGaccaaataataaaaatgacGACCAAgtgtttcgtcggtaattaccaatgaaacgcttttcgtaggtaatagtaagaaaaaaatataaaataaaattaaaaaaaaaatacctaagaaaaaattttcatcggtaattaccaacgaaaaatttttcgtaggtaatattaagaaaaaaaatagagaagaaaatttctaaaaagctaaaaaattttacctacgaattTTTTTATCTGTAATTACCAACAAAATGCTTTTCGtatgtaatattaaggagaaaatagagaagaaaaaatctaaaaagcttgaaaaaattttagctacgaatttttttcgtcggtaattaccaacgaaacatttttcgtaggtaatattaagaagaaaatagaaaataaattttttttaaaaaatacctacgaaaaatttGTCGTCAGTTATTACCAACGAAaagtttttcgtaggtaatattatgacaaaatagagaagaaaatttcttaaaactaaaaaaaatacctacgaaaaatttttcgtctgtaattaccaacgaaaagcttttcgtaggtaatattaaggagaaaatagggaaaaaaattctaaaaaactaaaaaaattttacctacgaaaaatttttcgtcggtaattaccaacgaaaagcttttcgtaggtaatattaaagagaaaatagggaaaaaaattctaaaaaactaaaaaaattttacctacgaaaaaattttcgtcggtaattaccaacgaaaagcttttcgtaagtaatatttaggagaaaatagagaaaaaaattataaaaaactaaaaaaaattttacctacgaaaagtaaTTTGTCGGTAATTACTAATGAAATACTTTTCgtagataa includes:
- the LOC110632557 gene encoding basic blue protein-like, with the translated sequence MAMAREGEILAILVIFPMLLLLHSKTTQADTFIVGDDLGWTANASVGNWPQGKTFFANDTLVFNYDNQLYNVVVTDQVRYNSCTITMNSRVFESRHDRIHLVFGENYFMTGNPNDCQLGMKMAVMAEN